A section of the Humulus lupulus chromosome 2, drHumLupu1.1, whole genome shotgun sequence genome encodes:
- the LOC133817855 gene encoding uncharacterized protein LOC133817855 gives MAAASNAGAQSFSQTEINWDKLDKTKFYVVGAGLFTGITVALYPVSVVKTRLQVASKDAVERNAFSIARGLLRRDGIPGLYKGFGTVITGAVPARIIFLTALETTKIGAFKLVEPIKFSEPTKAAIANGIAGMTASLFSQAVFVPIDVISQKLMVQGYSGQANYNGGLDVARKIVKADGIRGLYRGFGLSVMTYSPSSAVWWASYGSSQRLIWSFLGHGSDSSVVPDERKIILVQATGGIIAGATASCITTPLDTIKTRLQVIGHDKGQNARQVIKSLIHDEGWKGFYRGLGPRFFSMSMWGTSMILTYEYLKRLCSKE, from the exons ATGGCTGCTGCATCGAACGCTGGAGCCCAATCGTTTAGTCAGACCGAGATTAACTGGGACAA GCTTGACAAAACTAAATTTTATGTCGTAGGAGCTGGTCTCTTTACAGGAATTACGGTTGCATTGTACCCTGTTAGTGTTGTGAAAACCAGGCTACAAGTTGCTTCAAAGGATGCTGTTGAAAGAAATGCATTTTCTATTGCCCGTGGCTTACTAAGAAGAGATGGGATTCCTGGACTTTACAAAGGCTTTGGCACAGTGATCACTGGTGCGGTTCCTGCCAGGATAATATTTCTTACTGCTTTAGAGACCACGAAAATTGGAGCCTTCAAGTTGGTGGAACCAATAAAATTTTCAGAGCCAACTAAGGCAGCTATAGCAAATGGCATAGCTGGCATGACCGCTTCTCTTTTCTCACAGGCTGTCTTTGTTCCAATTGATGTG ATTAGTCAAAAGTTGATGGTACAAGGATACTCAGGCCAAGCAAACTATAATGGTGGTTTGGATGTTGCTCGTAAGATTGTGAAGGCTGATGGCATCCGGGGATTGTACAGGGGATTTGGTCTTTCCGTTATGACTTATTCCCCCTCCAGTGCTGTTTGGTGGGCAAGTTATGGTTCAAGTCAGCGCTTGATCTGGAG TTTTTTGGGCCATGGGTCTGATTCTTCAGTAGTTCCtgatgaaagaaaaataattttagttCAAGCTACTGGAGGAATTATTGCTGGCGCAACAGCATCCTGCATAACGACCCCACTGGACACTATCAAGACACGGTTGCAG GTGATTGGACACGACAAAGGACAAAATGCAAGGCAAGTGATTAAAAGCTTGATTCACGATGAGGGCTGGAAAGGATTTTACAGAGGGCTGGGTCCAAGATTTTTCAGCATGTCGATGTGGGGAACTTCAATGATCCTGACTTATGAATATCTAA AGCGCTTGTGTTCAAAAGAATGA